A single region of the Felis catus isolate Fca126 chromosome F2, F.catus_Fca126_mat1.0, whole genome shotgun sequence genome encodes:
- the VPS28 gene encoding vacuolar protein sorting-associated protein 28 homolog isoform X3 has protein sequence MFHGIPATPGMGAPGNKPELYEEVKLYKNAREREKYDNMAELFAVVKTMQALEKAYIKDCVTPNEYTAACSRLLVQYKAAFRQVQGAEISSIDEFCRKFRLDCPLAMERIKEDRPITIKDDKGNLNRCIADVVSLFITVMDKLRLEIRAMDEIQPDLRELMETMHRMSHLPPDFEGRQTVSQWLQTLSGMSASDELDDSQVRQMLFDLESAYNAFNRFLHA, from the exons ATGTTTCACGGGATCCCAGCCACTCCAGGCATGGGAG CCCCTGGAAACAAGCCGGAGCTATATGAG GAGGTGAAGCTGTACAAGAATGCCCGGGAACGGGAGAA ATATGACAACATGGCGGAGCTGTTTGCGGTTGTGAAGACAATGCAGGCTCTGGAGAAGGCGTACATCAAGGACTGCGTCACCCCCAACGA GTACACTGCAGCCTGTTCTCGGCTCCTGGTCCAGTACAAAGCCGCCTTCCGGCAGGTTCAGGGCGCAGAAATCAGCTCCATTGATGAATTCTGCCGCAAGTTCCGT CTGGACTGCCCACTCGCCATGGAGAGGATCAAAGAGGACCGTCCTATCACCATCAAAGATGACAAGGGCAACCTGAACCGCTGCATTGCAGACGTGGTCTCG CTCTTCATCACGGTTATGGACAAACTGCGCCTGGAGATCCGTGCCATGGATGAG ATCCAGCCTGATCTGCGGGAGCTGATGGAGACCATGCACCGCATGAGCCACCTGCCCCCCGACTTTGAGGGCCGCCAGACCGTCAGCCAGTG GCTGCAGACCCTGAGCGGCATGTCGGCCTCTGATGAGCTAGATGACTCCCAGGTGCGCCAGATGCTCTTTGACCTGGAGTCGGCCTACAACGCCTTCAACCGCTTCCTGCATGCCTGA
- the VPS28 gene encoding vacuolar protein sorting-associated protein 28 homolog isoform X4: protein MCLPGSRGVSCAQVPHPATSWWGAGSRILSSSSLWALWDVSQAPGNKPELYEEVKLYKNAREREKYTAACSRLLVQYKAAFRQVQGAEISSIDEFCRKFRLDCPLAMERIKEDRPITIKDDKGNLNRCIADVVSLFITVMDKLRLEIRAMDEIQPDLRELMETMHRMSHLPPDFEGRQTVSQWLQTLSGMSASDELDDSQVRQMLFDLESAYNAFNRFLHA from the exons ATGTGTCTCCCTGGCTCCAGAGGAGTGTCATGTGCTCAGGTCCCCCACCCCGCGACAAGTTGGTGGGGTGCTGGGAGTAGAATTCTATCTTCCAGTTCCCTCTGGGCTCTTTGGGATGTTTCACAGG CCCCTGGAAACAAGCCGGAGCTATATGAG GAGGTGAAGCTGTACAAGAATGCCCGGGAACGGGAGAA GTACACTGCAGCCTGTTCTCGGCTCCTGGTCCAGTACAAAGCCGCCTTCCGGCAGGTTCAGGGCGCAGAAATCAGCTCCATTGATGAATTCTGCCGCAAGTTCCGT CTGGACTGCCCACTCGCCATGGAGAGGATCAAAGAGGACCGTCCTATCACCATCAAAGATGACAAGGGCAACCTGAACCGCTGCATTGCAGACGTGGTCTCG CTCTTCATCACGGTTATGGACAAACTGCGCCTGGAGATCCGTGCCATGGATGAG ATCCAGCCTGATCTGCGGGAGCTGATGGAGACCATGCACCGCATGAGCCACCTGCCCCCCGACTTTGAGGGCCGCCAGACCGTCAGCCAGTG GCTGCAGACCCTGAGCGGCATGTCGGCCTCTGATGAGCTAGATGACTCCCAGGTGCGCCAGATGCTCTTTGACCTGGAGTCGGCCTACAACGCCTTCAACCGCTTCCTGCATGCCTGA
- the VPS28 gene encoding vacuolar protein sorting-associated protein 28 homolog isoform X5, which yields MGKGRWARSLLWPPEPYKMFHGIPATPGMGAPGNKPELYEEVKLYKNAREREKYTAACSRLLVQYKAAFRQVQGAEISSIDEFCRKFRLDCPLAMERIKEDRPITIKDDKGNLNRCIADVVSLFITVMDKLRLEIRAMDEIQPDLRELMETMHRMSHLPPDFEGRQTVSQWLQTLSGMSASDELDDSQVRQMLFDLESAYNAFNRFLHA from the exons ATGGGAAAAGGCCGCTGGGCTAG GTCTCTGCTGTGGCCACCTGAGCCCTACAAGATGTTTCACGGGATCCCAGCCACTCCAGGCATGGGAG CCCCTGGAAACAAGCCGGAGCTATATGAG GAGGTGAAGCTGTACAAGAATGCCCGGGAACGGGAGAA GTACACTGCAGCCTGTTCTCGGCTCCTGGTCCAGTACAAAGCCGCCTTCCGGCAGGTTCAGGGCGCAGAAATCAGCTCCATTGATGAATTCTGCCGCAAGTTCCGT CTGGACTGCCCACTCGCCATGGAGAGGATCAAAGAGGACCGTCCTATCACCATCAAAGATGACAAGGGCAACCTGAACCGCTGCATTGCAGACGTGGTCTCG CTCTTCATCACGGTTATGGACAAACTGCGCCTGGAGATCCGTGCCATGGATGAG ATCCAGCCTGATCTGCGGGAGCTGATGGAGACCATGCACCGCATGAGCCACCTGCCCCCCGACTTTGAGGGCCGCCAGACCGTCAGCCAGTG GCTGCAGACCCTGAGCGGCATGTCGGCCTCTGATGAGCTAGATGACTCCCAGGTGCGCCAGATGCTCTTTGACCTGGAGTCGGCCTACAACGCCTTCAACCGCTTCCTGCATGCCTGA
- the VPS28 gene encoding vacuolar protein sorting-associated protein 28 homolog isoform X1, with protein sequence MCLPGSRGVSCAQVPHPATSWWGAGSRILSSSSLWALWDVSQAPGNKPELYEEVKLYKNAREREKYDNMAELFAVVKTMQALEKAYIKDCVTPNEYTAACSRLLVQYKAAFRQVQGAEISSIDEFCRKFRLDCPLAMERIKEDRPITIKDDKGNLNRCIADVVSLFITVMDKLRLEIRAMDEIQPDLRELMETMHRMSHLPPDFEGRQTVSQWLQTLSGMSASDELDDSQVRQMLFDLESAYNAFNRFLHA encoded by the exons ATGTGTCTCCCTGGCTCCAGAGGAGTGTCATGTGCTCAGGTCCCCCACCCCGCGACAAGTTGGTGGGGTGCTGGGAGTAGAATTCTATCTTCCAGTTCCCTCTGGGCTCTTTGGGATGTTTCACAGG CCCCTGGAAACAAGCCGGAGCTATATGAG GAGGTGAAGCTGTACAAGAATGCCCGGGAACGGGAGAA ATATGACAACATGGCGGAGCTGTTTGCGGTTGTGAAGACAATGCAGGCTCTGGAGAAGGCGTACATCAAGGACTGCGTCACCCCCAACGA GTACACTGCAGCCTGTTCTCGGCTCCTGGTCCAGTACAAAGCCGCCTTCCGGCAGGTTCAGGGCGCAGAAATCAGCTCCATTGATGAATTCTGCCGCAAGTTCCGT CTGGACTGCCCACTCGCCATGGAGAGGATCAAAGAGGACCGTCCTATCACCATCAAAGATGACAAGGGCAACCTGAACCGCTGCATTGCAGACGTGGTCTCG CTCTTCATCACGGTTATGGACAAACTGCGCCTGGAGATCCGTGCCATGGATGAG ATCCAGCCTGATCTGCGGGAGCTGATGGAGACCATGCACCGCATGAGCCACCTGCCCCCCGACTTTGAGGGCCGCCAGACCGTCAGCCAGTG GCTGCAGACCCTGAGCGGCATGTCGGCCTCTGATGAGCTAGATGACTCCCAGGTGCGCCAGATGCTCTTTGACCTGGAGTCGGCCTACAACGCCTTCAACCGCTTCCTGCATGCCTGA
- the VPS28 gene encoding vacuolar protein sorting-associated protein 28 homolog isoform X2, with translation MGKGRWARSLLWPPEPYKMFHGIPATPGMGAPGNKPELYEEVKLYKNAREREKYDNMAELFAVVKTMQALEKAYIKDCVTPNEYTAACSRLLVQYKAAFRQVQGAEISSIDEFCRKFRLDCPLAMERIKEDRPITIKDDKGNLNRCIADVVSLFITVMDKLRLEIRAMDEIQPDLRELMETMHRMSHLPPDFEGRQTVSQWLQTLSGMSASDELDDSQVRQMLFDLESAYNAFNRFLHA, from the exons ATGGGAAAAGGCCGCTGGGCTAG GTCTCTGCTGTGGCCACCTGAGCCCTACAAGATGTTTCACGGGATCCCAGCCACTCCAGGCATGGGAG CCCCTGGAAACAAGCCGGAGCTATATGAG GAGGTGAAGCTGTACAAGAATGCCCGGGAACGGGAGAA ATATGACAACATGGCGGAGCTGTTTGCGGTTGTGAAGACAATGCAGGCTCTGGAGAAGGCGTACATCAAGGACTGCGTCACCCCCAACGA GTACACTGCAGCCTGTTCTCGGCTCCTGGTCCAGTACAAAGCCGCCTTCCGGCAGGTTCAGGGCGCAGAAATCAGCTCCATTGATGAATTCTGCCGCAAGTTCCGT CTGGACTGCCCACTCGCCATGGAGAGGATCAAAGAGGACCGTCCTATCACCATCAAAGATGACAAGGGCAACCTGAACCGCTGCATTGCAGACGTGGTCTCG CTCTTCATCACGGTTATGGACAAACTGCGCCTGGAGATCCGTGCCATGGATGAG ATCCAGCCTGATCTGCGGGAGCTGATGGAGACCATGCACCGCATGAGCCACCTGCCCCCCGACTTTGAGGGCCGCCAGACCGTCAGCCAGTG GCTGCAGACCCTGAGCGGCATGTCGGCCTCTGATGAGCTAGATGACTCCCAGGTGCGCCAGATGCTCTTTGACCTGGAGTCGGCCTACAACGCCTTCAACCGCTTCCTGCATGCCTGA